One stretch of Maylandia zebra isolate NMK-2024a linkage group LG13, Mzebra_GT3a, whole genome shotgun sequence DNA includes these proteins:
- the gins1 gene encoding DNA replication complex GINS protein PSF1 isoform X2, whose product MEALYEQNQSDVNEAKSEGRAKLIPSIKLRHCCLLRNQRCVTAYLYDRLLRIRALRWEYGSVLPANVRFHMCAEELQWFSQYKKSLASFMRSLGGNEGLDITQDMKPPKSLYIEVRCLKDHGEFEIDDGTVILLKKNSQHFLPRWKCEQLIRQGVLEHVVS is encoded by the exons ATGGAGGCGCTTTACGAGCAGAACCAGAGTGACGT GAACGAGGCGAAGAGCGAAGGTCGTGCCAAGCTGATTCCCTCCATCAAACTGCGCCACTGCTGCCTGCTGAGGAACCAGCGCTGCGTCACTGCCTACCT GTACGACCGGCTGCTGAGGATCAGAGCGCTGCGCTGGGAGTACGGCAGCGTGCTGCCCGCCAATGTTCGCTTCCACATGTGTGCAGAGGAG ctgCAGTGGTTCAGTCAGTATAAGAAGTCTCTGGCCTCCTTCATGCGCTCTCTGGGGGGCAATGAGGGTCTGGACATCACGCAGGACATGAAGCCTCCAAAGAGCCTCTACATCGAG gtgAGGTGTCTCAAGGACCACGGCGAGTTTGAGATTGACGACGGCACTGTGATCCTGCTGAAGAAGAACAGCCAG CACTTCCTGCCGCGGTGGAAATGTGAGCAGCTGATTCGTCAGGGCGTCCTGGAGCATGTGGTGTCCTGA